The Marinobacter szutsaonensis sequence CCCGCTGCTCCAGCTGGAAGATGCGGCCGTTCTTGTTGTGCACCAGGCGCAGGGTCACCGGATCGAAGCTGAACTTGCCTTCCAGGTCCCGGCAGCTGACAAAGCCTTCGAGGCCATTGCCGTCCAGGCGCACAAAGAAGCCGGAGGGAACGGTCCGGCTGATGGTGCCGGCCATGGGTTCTTCGTTGAGGGACTTGGCGTAGTCGCTCTTGAGCCAGGCTTCCAGTGAGTTGGCGGCCTGGCGCGCGCGAATCTGGCTCGCCTGCAGGGCCTCGAGCTGCTGCGCGTTCAATGGCTTGATCGGCGTATCCCAGAGGCTGGCCTTGATCAGCCGGTGCACGTAGAAGTCGGAGAACTTGCGCAACGGTGAGGTGAAGGTGGTGTAGGCCGTCAGGCCCATGCCCTGGTGAGGTGCCGCCTCGAAGCCCAGTTCGGCCCGCGCCAGCTGACGGGAGATGATGGCCTTCACCGGCACCTCCGCCTCCAGTTCTTCGGTCTGTTTCATCAGGGCCTTGAAGCCCTCGGCCGAACTGGCATCCAGGTCCGCCAGGTGCGGCGCATGGCTCTCCAGCAGTTTGCGGATATTCTCGGCACGATCGTCGCGCAGGCCCGGGTGCTGGATGAACAGGCCTTCACCCCGCTGCCGCAGGAAGTCGGCGGCACAGCGGTTAGCGGCCACCATGCACTCCTCCACCAGGCGATGCGCCTCGTTCTGGACCGCCGGTTCGATCAACCGGATTCGCTTGTTCTCGTCCAGGCGCAGGCGGAATTCCGGCCGGTCGGTACTGAGCAGGGCGTGCTCGCTGCGCCATTTACGCAGGGCCGTAGCCGTCTGATGCAGCTGGTCCAGACTGTTGGCGACCGCATCCGGCAGGGCCTTGATCTCGTCGTCCTCCCGGCCCTCGATCAGGTGCGAAACCAGGTCATAGCTGAGCTTGCCCCTGGAGCGGATCACCGCCTGGTGGAAGCTGTAATCGCCCAGGCTGCCATCGTTGTTTACCTGCAGATCACACACCAGGGCCAGGCGCTTCACCTCCGGCATCAAGGAACACAGACGGGTGCTGATGGCGTCCGGCAGCATGGGCAGTGGTTCGCCCGGAAAATAGATCGCCGTGGCCCGGTTGAATGCCTCTTCCTCCGCCGGTGTGCCCGGTTTGATGACTGCGGTCGGGTCGGCGATGGCGATGGACAGGGTCCAGCCGGTGGCGTTGGGCGTGGCCATCAGGGCATCGTCCATGTCCTGGGTGCCCGGGCTATCGATGGTCACGTAGGGCTGGTCGGTACGATCTTCCCGGCCTTCGTAATGGGCCTCCAGGCTGTCCTCGCTCAGGCTGTCCGCCTGTTTCTGGACCGACTCCGGCCAGGTGTCGGCGAGGTCGAAGCTGGCCAGGGTAAAGGAGCGTTCGATGCCGGGCTCACCAGCCTTGCCGATGATCCGCAGTACCTGGGCCTGGCCCTTGCCGTCCTTGAACGGGTGGCGATGGATCTGGCAGTAGATGTAATCGTCCGGCTGGGCGCCCTTGCGTTCCTTGGGCGGAATGAAAATCCAGCGGTTGATGCCCGGGGTGTCCGGGGCCACGAAGTGGCCCTTGCCCTTGATCAGGTAACGGCCGACAAAGGTGGTCAGGTGGGTTTCCAGCACTTCGTCCACCACGCCCTGGGTCTTGCCCTTTTCCACCTCGTGCTCGGTGACGTTGACGCGGTCGCCCGGCAGCACTTTCTGCATCTCCTCGGGGGGGAGAAACACATCGCGGCCCTCATCGAGGGCAACAAAGCCGAAGCGCCCGTTGGTGGCCTTAACGGTGCCGGGGAAGACCACCTTGTTTTCCTTGATATCGGTTTTGAGCTGGCGCAATTGACTGAGAGCGTCGGCGTTGAGCATGTAAGAGGAACCTGGCTGCAAAAAATTGGATGTTGGGGCGGAGTATAACGGTTATGAAAGCGGCCGTCAGATACGGTGTGGTAACTCCGCCCGCTCCTAGATTTCCGCCCAGAACCGCTGCAGGTTCGCCAGGGATTTGGTCAGCAAATCAAATTCCGCCGTTTTGCCTTCACGCTCAAAGATCTGGCGGCGGGCGGTGTCGAGGTCAAAGAGTACTTCACGTTGCGCCGGGTCACGGATGGTGCTCTGGATCCAGCCGATGGCGACCCGCCGTTGGCCCTTTGTCACCGGCTCAACTCGATGCAGTGTGGATGAGGGATAAACCACGGCGGAACCAGCCGGGAGTTTGTAGGACTGCTCGCCGGCGGTGGTGTCCGTTACCAGTTCACCGCCGTCATAACTGTCCGGATCATCGAGAAACAGGGTAAAGGAGATATCGGTGCGGATCCGGTTCTCGCCCCGGCCCATGACCGGATCATCCACATGGTTGCCGTAGGTCATCCCGTCCCGGTAGCGGCTGAACAGGATGGGCGTCATCCTGCGGGGGCGAACGGCCATCTGGAACACGGGATGGCCCGTCAGGGCCGCCTCGACTTCGGCCCGTAATTCTTTCCCCTGAGCGCTGCCTGATGCCATCTGTTCGTTATTCTTGACGAGCCGCGCATGCCAGCCGGCGGTTTTACGGCCATCCTCGAACTGGCCGTCATCCAGTGCCGCACGGATTCGGGAAACCTGCTCTGGTGTCAGGATGTTGCCTATGCACAGAATCATGGTCGCTCCATTGTGTAATGGGAATAATTTGCAATTAGATCACTGTTTGAAGCATCATGCCGCAACTGGTACCAGTCATCAATGTCGCTGTCGATTCGATAGCGGGCGGACGGTTAAAAGGAGCATTCTGCATGAAAGATCAGAAACTGAAACTCTGGATGGGCGTCGGCGTGGCGACGCTGCTGGCCAGCTCGGGCGCCTGGGCTGATGAAGGCGGTGAATCCGGTCACGAGGAAATGGTTAAAGCCGGCGACCATGGCGGTGAAGGCGGCGAAAACCACGGCGGAGAAGGTGGTGAAGGAGGTGAGCACCACGGCGGCGAAATGGGTGAGGCCTTCAGTTACTTTGCCGCTGGTGGCGAAGGCGGAGAAGGTGGAGAAGGTGGAGAAGGTGGAGAAGGTGGAGAAGGTGGATCTTCTTCCGCTCCGGCACTTTCCGACGGCGCCCAGATCGCGATGATCCACATGATGCAGGGCCACCTGATGGCTGCGCGGGAGCTGATCAAGGCTGGCGAGGTTGCCGAAGGTCGTCCGCACCTGACTCATCCCTGGGTTGAGGTTTACCCCATGGCCGAGCGCGGCCTCAAGGCCCACGATCAGGGTGAGCTGGGCAAGCATCTGAAAGCCTTGGCGGAGCAGGCCGGAGGGGTTGAGAAGTGGTCGGATGTCAGTGCCGACTTCAACGCGGCCTGGAAGTCGCTGGACGGCGCCGTTTCAGCCATTTCCGGTGATCAGCCGGAGTCTCCGGCCACGGTCGCGAAAGTCATGCTGTCCCTGACCAAGCAGGCCGTGCTCGAGTATGATGAAGCGCTTGAAGAGGGCCGTTTCGTCGCGGTGCACGAGTACCAGGATGGTCGTGGCTTTGTGTTGGCCGCCAGGGAGTACCTGGAAGGCAACAAGGCGGGTCTGATGAAGCAGAACAAGGAAGCCTGGCGCGACGCCAACAAGGTGCTCAACGAGCTGCAGAAGGCCTGGCCGACGGCAGTGCCGCCAACCGATCCGGCTGTAAAACCGGCGGATCTCTACGCCGCCCAAGCCAAGCTCGAGCTGGCTCTGGCACCCTATCTGTATTGAACAAAACCCACCGGGGCTCCGGCCCCGGTTCAAGCGCCCGGCGAAACGGTGGTTTCGTCGGAGCGGGTGATACAGACTCTGTTGCGGCCCTGTTCCTTGGCCGTATACAGGGAGCGGTCTGCCTGCCGGAGGATGGTGTCGCTGTTTTCACCGGGTTGGCAAAGATGGCCGCCAATGCTGACCGTGACGGGCATCCCGGTTTTGAGACTCTCCTGCTCGACTGCCAACCGGATACGGCTACTGATCTGCTCCAGCACTACAGGATCGCAGGGCGACAGTAGCACCACGAATTCATCACCCCCCCAACGGCCGGGATGATCATAAGGGCGCACGTTGGCCTTGAGCCAGAGCGCAACGCGGCACAGAATCTCGTCCCCCGCCTGGTGCCCGCTTTGGTCATTGATGGCCTTGAAGTGATCGATATCGAGCCAGATAAGGCCAAAACTCTGGTTATCCCTGCGGGCCCGTTCAATTTCCGCATCCAGCAGTTCATCCAGCCCGCGTCGGTTCTTCAGCCCGGTGAGGGCGTCAATTCTCGCCAGTCGGTGAAGCTCCTCGGTACGATGGGCCACCTGGTGTTCAAGGTCACGGGTATTGAGCTGGACCCGGTTGGCCATGGTTTCGAAGTGGTCCACCAGGCGACCGATCTCGTTGTCCGGCTTGGGCAGGTAGGGAAGGTCGAAGTTGCCACCCCGGAGGCGCTTGGTGGCGTCCTCCAGTGCCAGTATCGGTCGCAGGATGCGGGACTGGATGATCAGGTGGAACAGCACCAGTGAGACCAGCAGGCTGACCAGGAAGACCGCGACCAGGGGCCAGAGGTAACTGGGAGGCACCAGGGTATTCAGATCCAGCAGGGTGATTTCGAACCAGCCGATGGTGGGCAGAAAGGCAACCCCGGCCAGGTGCTTGCGGCCGTCCACGGTCACGAATCCGCTCTCCACGGCACCAACACGGCCCTCCCGCTGCTTGAGCATCTGCAGCATGCCAAGGATCTGTTGCTTGTCCTGGGAATCCTCGAACAGCAGGTCGACGGTGTTCTTCTGACCTTCGGGCTTGATGATACTGGCGAAATCGATGTAGTTGCGGTCCCGGTACAGCTGGATGGCACCGTTGTAGTCGACGAACAGCGTGGTGATGCCTTCCTGCCCGATATCCACGATATCTTGCAGGAAATCGTCCAGGTTCAGGCCGGTGCCCACCATCCCGACGATTTCACCCTGCTCATTGCGCATCAGCACGTCGATCCAGAGCTTAGTCACGCCCAGTTCCACATCCGGATTGACGTTCAGGTGGAAATCCCGCCCTTCGTCAATGAGCTGGAAGAACCACGCATCGTCGGGCTTGTTGGCGTCCAGGGTGTAGCGGTACTGGTCGCCGGCATACTGGTTTGCGGCGTTGTTGTAGTAGTAATGGCCGTTCTGGCGAAGCGCGACGAAATAGCTGTTGTCCCGGAAATTGGAGCGGAAGCTTTCCATCTGCCGGATGGCTTGCGTTTTCAGGTCGGGATCGTCGGGGGTCTGTGCCCACTGGATCAGGGTTGACGAACTGGCCATCTGCCTGGCGAGACCGATCTCACGCTCCAGGGATTGCAGCAGGCGGGCACTGTCATAACGGACCTGGATCTCCGCGACTTGCTGGCCCCAGCGTTCGATAATGTCCTCGGAGAGCTCGCGATAAGCCAACCAGGAGGCGGTCGCCGCCACGATGATCAAGGTTGCAGCGAGGCCGAGAATGCGGGTTTTGAGACTCAAGGGGTGTCCTTGCCAATGTTCCGTTTGAGACCTGCTTCTCATCATAGAACACTGGCGAAGGACAGTGTAGGAAAAATAGACAGAAGTCGGAGCCTGCCATGTGCGACAGGCATCCGTCAGCCGTTAATTGTACTCGGAGAAAACCCGGGTCTGGCCGGCATCATTGAACATGATCACCTTGTAATGATCCTTGCGGTCGCCCATCTCCATGCCGGGGGAGCCGGCGGGCATGCCGGGCACGCTGATCCCCGTGGCTTTGGGTGCTTCCGAGATCAGACGCTGGATATCGCTGGCCGGCACATGACCCTCGATCACGTAGTCGCCGACAAACGCGGTATGACAGCTTGCCAGGGCCGGCGTCAGCCCGGCCTTGATCTTGATCGGGTTCAGGTCGTTGGTTTCAGTTACCTTCACGTCAAACCCGTTTTCCTCCAGGTGATCGACCCAGTCCGTGCAGCAACCGCAGGTGGGGGACTT is a genomic window containing:
- a CDS encoding Fe2+-dependent dioxygenase — protein: MILCIGNILTPEQVSRIRAALDDGQFEDGRKTAGWHARLVKNNEQMASGSAQGKELRAEVEAALTGHPVFQMAVRPRRMTPILFSRYRDGMTYGNHVDDPVMGRGENRIRTDISFTLFLDDPDSYDGGELVTDTTAGEQSYKLPAGSAVVYPSSTLHRVEPVTKGQRRVAIGWIQSTIRDPAQREVLFDLDTARRQIFEREGKTAEFDLLTKSLANLQRFWAEI
- a CDS encoding VacB/RNase II family 3'-5' exoribonuclease, producing the protein MLNADALSQLRQLKTDIKENKVVFPGTVKATNGRFGFVALDEGRDVFLPPEEMQKVLPGDRVNVTEHEVEKGKTQGVVDEVLETHLTTFVGRYLIKGKGHFVAPDTPGINRWIFIPPKERKGAQPDDYIYCQIHRHPFKDGKGQAQVLRIIGKAGEPGIERSFTLASFDLADTWPESVQKQADSLSEDSLEAHYEGREDRTDQPYVTIDSPGTQDMDDALMATPNATGWTLSIAIADPTAVIKPGTPAEEEAFNRATAIYFPGEPLPMLPDAISTRLCSLMPEVKRLALVCDLQVNNDGSLGDYSFHQAVIRSRGKLSYDLVSHLIEGREDDEIKALPDAVANSLDQLHQTATALRKWRSEHALLSTDRPEFRLRLDENKRIRLIEPAVQNEAHRLVEECMVAANRCAADFLRQRGEGLFIQHPGLRDDRAENIRKLLESHAPHLADLDASSAEGFKALMKQTEELEAEVPVKAIISRQLARAELGFEAAPHQGMGLTAYTTFTSPLRKFSDFYVHRLIKASLWDTPIKPLNAQQLEALQASQIRARQAANSLEAWLKSDYAKSLNEEPMAGTISRTVPSGFFVRLDGNGLEGFVSCRDLEGKFSFDPVTLRLVHNKNGRIFQLEQRVNVTFAGVDDERRQINFKLVDAEEIQNGTDAAER
- a CDS encoding GGDEF domain-containing protein — encoded protein: MSLKTRILGLAATLIIVAATASWLAYRELSEDIIERWGQQVAEIQVRYDSARLLQSLEREIGLARQMASSSTLIQWAQTPDDPDLKTQAIRQMESFRSNFRDNSYFVALRQNGHYYYNNAANQYAGDQYRYTLDANKPDDAWFFQLIDEGRDFHLNVNPDVELGVTKLWIDVLMRNEQGEIVGMVGTGLNLDDFLQDIVDIGQEGITTLFVDYNGAIQLYRDRNYIDFASIIKPEGQKNTVDLLFEDSQDKQQILGMLQMLKQREGRVGAVESGFVTVDGRKHLAGVAFLPTIGWFEITLLDLNTLVPPSYLWPLVAVFLVSLLVSLVLFHLIIQSRILRPILALEDATKRLRGGNFDLPYLPKPDNEIGRLVDHFETMANRVQLNTRDLEHQVAHRTEELHRLARIDALTGLKNRRGLDELLDAEIERARRDNQSFGLIWLDIDHFKAINDQSGHQAGDEILCRVALWLKANVRPYDHPGRWGGDEFVVLLSPCDPVVLEQISSRIRLAVEQESLKTGMPVTVSIGGHLCQPGENSDTILRQADRSLYTAKEQGRNRVCITRSDETTVSPGA
- a CDS encoding DUF411 domain-containing protein, producing the protein MKKHTLALGLAAALGFSTTALAGGAAQSIHVYKSPTCGCCTDWVDHLEENGFDVKVTETNDLNPIKIKAGLTPALASCHTAFVGDYVIEGHVPASDIQRLISEAPKATGISVPGMPAGSPGMEMGDRKDHYKVIMFNDAGQTRVFSEYN